One window from the genome of Thermodesulfobacteriota bacterium encodes:
- a CDS encoding fumarate hydratase C-terminal domain-containing protein, whose protein sequence is MSMLRYQPPLLASLPEVAVPFGPEVAAGLAAGDFVRLTGIVFTGRDQTHRRLVALLDAGQPLPVDLAGQLLYYVGPSPARPGRVVGAAGPTTSYRMDAYTPRLLACGLAGMLGKGARSAPVRRAMQEHGAVYLATIGGAGAFLGACVKACTLVAFADAGPEAMLRLEVKGLPAVVINDLAGRDYYEMVQKGLRPTG, encoded by the coding sequence ATGTCCATGCTGCGCTACCAACCGCCGCTTTTGGCCTCCCTGCCGGAGGTCGCGGTACCCTTCGGACCTGAAGTGGCGGCCGGCCTGGCGGCTGGCGACTTCGTCCGCCTCACCGGCATTGTCTTCACCGGCCGGGACCAGACGCACCGCCGGCTGGTGGCGCTTCTGGACGCCGGCCAGCCGTTGCCGGTGGACCTGGCTGGCCAGCTTCTCTATTACGTCGGCCCCAGCCCGGCCCGGCCCGGCCGGGTGGTCGGCGCCGCCGGTCCCACCACCAGCTACCGGATGGACGCCTACACGCCCCGACTCCTGGCCTGCGGTCTGGCCGGCATGCTGGGCAAGGGCGCCCGGTCGGCGCCGGTGCGGCGGGCGATGCAGGAGCACGGCGCCGTCTATCTGGCCACCATCGGCGGCGCCGGGGCCTTTCTGGGTGCCTGCGTTAAGGCCTGTACGCTGGTGGCCTTCGCCGACGCCGGACCGGAGGCGATGCTCCGCCTGGAGGTGAAGGGGCTGCCGGCCGTGGTCATCAACGACCTGGCGGGCCGGGACTATTACGAGATGGTGCAAAAAGGCCTCAGGCCGACCGGCTGA
- a CDS encoding fumarate hydratase: MNEKDLGPCSGGAGEPGRRIIDTSTVTAAVRELAIAAAHDLEPDILEALLAARDREEPGLARTVVEILLQNAEIASRERIPVCQDTGVAVVFVELGSEVQVAGDLAAAIQEGVRQGYRDGYLRSSVCDPLTRVNSGDNTPAVLHLASVAGDRLTIRFLPKGCGSENMSAVAMLPPAAGVEGIVDFVCQRVQAAGSNPCPPVLVGVGLGGTFEKAALLAKSALLRPLGQPHPRPDVAALEERLLARINAEGAGVQGLGGRTTALAVHLEIFPTHIASLPVAVNIQCHAHRHKETVL; the protein is encoded by the coding sequence ATGAATGAGAAGGATCTCGGTCCGTGCTCTGGCGGTGCTGGAGAGCCGGGCCGGCGCATCATCGACACGAGCACCGTCACCGCGGCCGTTCGGGAGCTGGCGATCGCTGCGGCCCATGACCTGGAGCCGGACATCCTGGAGGCGCTCCTCGCCGCCCGGGACCGGGAGGAGCCGGGGCTGGCCCGCACGGTTGTGGAGATCCTGCTGCAGAACGCCGAGATCGCCAGCCGGGAGCGGATCCCGGTCTGCCAGGACACTGGCGTCGCGGTGGTCTTTGTGGAGCTGGGGAGCGAGGTGCAGGTGGCGGGCGATCTGGCAGCCGCCATCCAGGAGGGGGTGCGGCAGGGCTACCGGGACGGGTATCTCCGAAGCTCGGTCTGCGATCCCTTGACCCGGGTCAACAGCGGCGACAACACGCCGGCGGTGCTCCATCTGGCCAGCGTGGCCGGGGATCGGCTCACCATCCGCTTCCTGCCCAAGGGCTGCGGCTCCGAGAACATGAGCGCCGTGGCCATGTTGCCGCCGGCCGCCGGCGTGGAGGGCATCGTGGATTTCGTCTGCCAGCGGGTCCAGGCGGCAGGCTCCAACCCCTGCCCGCCGGTGCTGGTGGGGGTTGGCCTGGGGGGCACCTTCGAGAAGGCGGCGCTCCTGGCCAAGTCCGCCCTGCTGCGGCCCCTGGGCCAGCCCCATCCGCGGCCAGACGTGGCGGCCCTGGAGGAGCGGCTGCTGGCCCGGATCAATGCCGAGGGCGCCGGGGTCCAGGGGCTGGGCGGCCGCACCACCGCCCTGGCCGTCCACCTGGAGATCTTTCCCACCCACATCGCCAGCCTGCCGGTGGCGGTGAACATCCAGTGCCATGCCCACCGGCACAAGGAGACGGTTCTCTAG
- the panB gene encoding 3-methyl-2-oxobutanoate hydroxymethyltransferase produces MDKKLTIAEIRERKGSGQRVVVLTAYDAAMARVLDSEGVDIVLVGDSLGMVLLGYDSTVPVTMDEMLHHCRAASRGVQRALLVADMPFLSYQVEPAEAVRNAGRFLKEAGCDAVKIEGGVAMADTVRALIRAGIPVMGHIGLTPQTASQLGGFRVQGKDLAAARSVLADARAIAAAGAFAIVLECLPAELAARVTRDVAVPTIGIGAGSACDGQVLVTHDLLGLFEKFTPRFVKRYAELAPQVRTAIQGFRDEVAAGRFPGPEHSFAMAAEVLARLDEEG; encoded by the coding sequence ATGGACAAGAAGCTGACCATAGCCGAGATCAGGGAACGGAAGGGGAGCGGCCAGCGAGTGGTCGTGCTCACCGCTTACGATGCCGCCATGGCCCGGGTCCTGGACAGCGAGGGCGTCGACATCGTCCTGGTGGGCGACTCCCTGGGCATGGTGCTCCTGGGCTACGACTCCACGGTGCCGGTGACCATGGACGAGATGCTGCACCACTGCCGGGCGGCCAGCCGCGGGGTGCAGCGGGCCCTGCTGGTGGCGGACATGCCTTTCCTTTCCTACCAGGTGGAGCCGGCCGAGGCGGTGCGCAACGCCGGCCGCTTCCTCAAGGAGGCGGGCTGCGATGCGGTCAAGATCGAGGGGGGCGTGGCCATGGCCGACACGGTCCGGGCCCTGATCCGGGCCGGCATCCCGGTCATGGGCCACATCGGTCTGACCCCCCAGACCGCCTCCCAGCTGGGCGGCTTCCGGGTCCAGGGCAAGGATCTGGCTGCCGCCCGGTCAGTCCTGGCCGACGCCCGGGCCATCGCCGCGGCCGGGGCCTTTGCCATCGTCCTGGAATGCCTGCCCGCCGAGCTGGCGGCCCGCGTCACCCGGGACGTTGCCGTACCCACCATCGGCATCGGCGCCGGCTCGGCCTGCGACGGCCAGGTGCTGGTCACCCACGATCTTTTGGGCCTGTTCGAAAAGTTCACCCCCCGCTTCGTCAAGAGGTACGCCGAGCTCGCCCCCCAGGTGCGGACCGCCATCCAGGGGTTCCGGGACGAGGTGGCCGCCGGCCGCTTCCCGGGCCCGGAGCACAGCTTTGCCATGGCCGCCGAGGTGCTGGCCCGGCTGGACGAAGAGGGGTAG